ACCTGAACATCCTGACCCAGGCGGCGCTGGAGGTGGCCCTGGAAAACCCGGGCTACGTGCAGCAGCGGGTGCAGGAGGGCGTTGCCGAGCGCGAACGGATTCTGGCGGCCCTGGCCGATCACCCCACCTGTCAGGCGCTGCCCAGCCGCGCGAACTTCTTCCTGCTGCGCACCCCCGACGCCGAGGTCGCCTACCGCCATCTGGTCGAACACGGGATCGTGACCCGCCGTCAGGACCGGTTGCGGGGGTTGGAGGGCTGCCTGCGCGTGGGCGTGGGCACCCCGGCCGAGAACGACGCCCTGATCGGGGCCATTCAGGCTTTGAAGTAAACGGTGGACCGCTTTGCCGCGCCGCCCGGGTACCCGCTGCGTTCGCAGTCGGTCCGGGACTGCACCGGGTGTGGAGCGTGCTGCGCGGCCCCCGACATTCACGCCCTGCGCAAGCCGCTGGGGGTGCCGTGCCCGAATCTGGATGAAGGATGCCGCTGCCAGATTTATGTTGCCCGCCCCCCGGTCTGCCGCGATTACCAGCCCGACTGGGTGTGCGGCGAGGTGGCTCCTTTGCCCACCCTGCAGGCGCGTACCGCCCGCTTTCTGGAGATCTACGGGCTGACCGGGGAGGCGGGCCGGGACCGGGGGTAAGGGCAGGGCCCTTACAGCACGGCCCATCCCACCGCAGCGCAGGCCAGCACCACGGCCCATGCGGGCAGCCGCCCCGCCGTGAGGGCGGCGTAGGCGAGCACAGCCACAGCCAGGTCGCGCGGTCCGCGGACGCCGCCGGTAAAGACCGGGGTGTACAGCGCCGCGAGCAGCAGGCCCACGACCCCGGCATTCAGCCCGGCCAGGGCGCTGCGGGCACCGGGCCGGGCCGCCAGGACCGCCCAAAACGGCAGGGTGCCGGCCATCAGCAGGGCGCCGGGCAGGAATACACCCAGCGTGGCGATCACCGCGCCCCACAGCGGCGGCATCTGAGTCTGCGCCGCACCCAGAAAGGTGGCGAAGGTGAACAGCGGGCCCGGGACCGCGTTGGCCGCTCCGTAGCCCGCCACAAAGTGTTCGTGCGACACGAGGGCTGGCACGAACCCTGCTTCCAGCAGCGGCAGCACCACATGTCCGCCGCCAAACACCAGGGCTCCGGCGCGGAAGGTGGCGTTCAGCAGCGCCCATACCTCGCTCAGGGGGGCCAGCAGCGGCAACAGCACCAATCCGGCCCCGCAGACCAGGAGCAACGTGGCTCCCACCCGGCGGGAGACCGGCACGGCGGGCAGACCACGCTCTGTGCTCTGCGGGGCCGGCAACAAATGCCAGCCGGCCAGCGCGCAGACGAGCAGCGCCCCCACCTGCGCTCCGGCTCCCGGCAGCACCAGCAGCGCCGCCGCCACGCCCAGGGCCAGGACTGCCCGCCGCCGGTCTGTGACCAGCTGGCCCCACAGCCCCGCGACAGCCTGGGCCACCACCGCCACCGCCGCGACCTTCAGGCCCGCGAGCCAGCCTGCGCCCTCCACCTCTCCCCAGCGTGCCATGCCCAGCGCGAGGGCGAACATCACGGCGGCGCTGGGCAGGGTGAAGCCCACCCACGCCGCGAGCAGCCCCGGCCAGCCGGCTCGAAGCAGGCCCGAGGCCATGCCCACCTGCGAACTCGCCGGGCCGGGCAGGAACTGTGCCACGGCGACCAGCTCGGCATACCCGGCTTCCGTGAACCATCCCCGGCGCACCACCAGCTCCGCGCGGTAATACCCCAGGTGCGCCACCGGACCGCCAAAACTGGTCAGGCCCAGACGCAGAAACACGAGAAAGACTTCCAGGGCAGGCACCAGGGCGGACATGGACCACAGGGTACGGCGCGGGTGGGGGCCCTGCGGTCAAGGAGGGCGGGGCGGGACCGGCAA
The nucleotide sequence above comes from Deinococcus aerophilus. Encoded proteins:
- a CDS encoding YkgJ family cysteine cluster protein, with protein sequence MDRFAAPPGYPLRSQSVRDCTGCGACCAAPDIHALRKPLGVPCPNLDEGCRCQIYVARPPVCRDYQPDWVCGEVAPLPTLQARTARFLEIYGLTGEAGRDRG
- the chrA gene encoding chromate efflux transporter; amino-acid sequence: MSALVPALEVFLVFLRLGLTSFGGPVAHLGYYRAELVVRRGWFTEAGYAELVAVAQFLPGPASSQVGMASGLLRAGWPGLLAAWVGFTLPSAAVMFALALGMARWGEVEGAGWLAGLKVAAVAVVAQAVAGLWGQLVTDRRRAVLALGVAAALLVLPGAGAQVGALLVCALAGWHLLPAPQSTERGLPAVPVSRRVGATLLLVCGAGLVLLPLLAPLSEVWALLNATFRAGALVFGGGHVVLPLLEAGFVPALVSHEHFVAGYGAANAVPGPLFTFATFLGAAQTQMPPLWGAVIATLGVFLPGALLMAGTLPFWAVLAARPGARSALAGLNAGVVGLLLAALYTPVFTGGVRGPRDLAVAVLAYAALTAGRLPAWAVVLACAAVGWAVL